The following proteins are encoded in a genomic region of Methanoculleus bourgensis MS2:
- a CDS encoding 30S ribosomal protein S4e yields the protein MSNHLKRLVAPESWRIPKKVQKFVMKTAPGPHNAGGLPVGVWLREHIGIAQNASEVRKILHQRDVLVNGRPCRNPQIGLGVFDIVSIPKLGKHYRIQLDKLGNLISVEIPEESAKTRLCKIRNKTVIKGGRVQLNLAFGANILADNTYKAKDSVVVTLGDPKSGEDRFRIIDHFPFAEGNVAMIVGGKHSGKVGRIVEITRTASSVPNRVVLVDDSADERFETIEEYIFMVGRSGIAPELEASV from the coding sequence ATGTCCAACCATCTCAAGCGGCTGGTAGCGCCGGAATCCTGGCGTATCCCGAAGAAAGTACAGAAATTCGTCATGAAGACCGCCCCGGGCCCCCACAACGCCGGCGGCCTGCCGGTCGGTGTCTGGCTCCGCGAGCATATCGGCATCGCACAGAATGCAAGTGAGGTTCGAAAGATCCTGCACCAGCGGGATGTTCTCGTCAACGGACGGCCCTGCAGGAACCCGCAGATCGGGCTTGGCGTCTTTGACATCGTCTCGATCCCGAAACTCGGGAAACACTACCGTATCCAGCTGGACAAGCTGGGCAACCTGATCTCTGTTGAGATCCCGGAAGAGTCTGCCAAGACCCGGCTCTGTAAGATCCGGAACAAGACCGTCATCAAGGGCGGCAGGGTGCAGCTGAACCTTGCATTCGGTGCAAACATCCTTGCCGACAACACCTACAAGGCTAAAGACTCAGTCGTTGTGACCCTTGGCGACCCGAAGAGCGGTGAAGACCGGTTCCGGATCATCGACCACTTCCCCTTCGCGGAAGGCAATGTGGCCATGATCGTCGGCGGAAAGCACTCCGGCAAGGTCGGCAGGATCGTCGAGATCACCAGGACCGCGAGTTCCGTCCCGAACCGTGTTGTCCTCGTGGACGACTCGGCAGATGAGCGGTTCGAGACCATCGAGGAGTATATCTTCATGGTCGGCCGTTCCGGGATTGCACCTGAACTGGAGGCCTCCGTATGA
- a CDS encoding 50S ribosomal protein L5, translating to MSAMREIYIDKVIVHMGVGESGERLVKAEDLVTKITGQKPVRTIAKRTQPAFGIRKGAPIGCKVTLRRANAEKFIETALTIIERHLAISQFDQTGNVSFGIEEHTDFPGMAYDPAIGIYGMDVNVVLERKGVRVARRGIARRKLPADQKVKKEEAIAFMRERYQVEV from the coding sequence ATGAGCGCAATGAGGGAGATCTACATCGACAAGGTCATTGTGCACATGGGCGTCGGTGAGAGCGGTGAGCGGCTGGTCAAGGCCGAGGATCTCGTCACAAAGATCACCGGCCAGAAGCCCGTACGCACCATCGCGAAGCGGACCCAGCCGGCGTTCGGGATCAGAAAAGGCGCACCCATTGGGTGCAAGGTCACCCTGCGCCGGGCGAACGCCGAGAAGTTCATCGAGACTGCGCTTACCATCATTGAGCGGCATCTTGCAATCTCTCAGTTCGACCAGACCGGCAACGTCTCATTCGGCATCGAGGAGCATACCGATTTCCCGGGCATGGCCTACGACCCTGCGATCGGCATCTACGGTATGGACGTCAACGTTGTGCTCGAGCGCAAGGGTGTGCGGGTCGCACGCCGGGGCATCGCGCGCAGAAAACTGCCGGCTGACCAGAAAGTGAAGAAAGAAGAAGCCATCGCGTTCATGCGTGAGCGCTACCAGGTGGAGGTGTAA
- a CDS encoding 30S ribosomal protein S14 — translation MAGEPGAPSSAESAKKFGRGANECRICGRKQGLVRKYGIYFCRQCFREWAGKMGFKKMN, via the coding sequence ATGGCAGGAGAACCAGGAGCGCCTTCTTCGGCTGAGAGCGCGAAGAAGTTCGGCCGGGGCGCGAATGAGTGCCGCATATGCGGTCGGAAACAGGGCCTCGTACGCAAATACGGCATCTACTTCTGCCGCCAGTGCTTCCGCGAGTGGGCGGGCAAGATGGGCTTTAAGAAGATGAACTGA